From a region of the Streptomyces sp. NBC_01454 genome:
- a CDS encoding acyltransferase — MRVPINKNVFSSVAAWRRRAVSRAVHRGARWVRESAAVTAQRPGPYRFRRIGTGTRLAFPQGTVFGDPWIELGDHCIIAQDVTLTAGMMPDLDLGPDPILTLGNGVVLGRGSHVIADVRLTIGDDCFFGPGVYVTTTNHSYDDPEVPIGKQWPRSDPVTIGSGSWIGTGAVILPGARLGRNVVVAAGAVVRGEVPDHAVVAGAPAKVVRRWDPREGWQPPLRTPAPVPIPEGVTPEQLRALGEWHAAEAGEAYEAS; from the coding sequence GTGCGGGTGCCGATAAACAAGAACGTGTTCTCATCCGTCGCGGCCTGGCGGCGCCGGGCCGTGTCGCGTGCCGTGCACCGCGGCGCGCGCTGGGTGAGGGAGTCCGCGGCGGTGACGGCACAGCGCCCCGGCCCCTACCGCTTCCGCCGGATCGGCACCGGCACCCGGCTCGCCTTCCCGCAGGGCACGGTCTTCGGCGACCCCTGGATCGAGCTGGGTGACCACTGCATCATCGCCCAGGACGTGACGCTCACGGCGGGCATGATGCCGGACCTCGATCTCGGCCCGGACCCGATCCTCACACTGGGCAATGGCGTGGTGCTCGGGCGGGGAAGCCATGTGATCGCCGATGTCCGGCTGACGATCGGCGACGACTGCTTCTTCGGCCCCGGGGTGTACGTCACCACCACCAACCACAGCTACGACGACCCCGAGGTGCCGATCGGCAAGCAGTGGCCGCGCAGCGACCCGGTCACCATCGGCTCCGGCAGCTGGATCGGCACCGGCGCGGTGATCCTGCCCGGCGCGCGGCTGGGCCGGAACGTGGTGGTCGCGGCCGGTGCCGTGGTCCGTGGTGAGGTCCCCGACCACGCGGTGGTCGCCGGCGCGCCCGCCAAGGTCGTCCGCCGCTGGGACCCCCGGGAGGGCTGGCAGCCGCCGCTGCGCACGCCGGCGCCGGTGCCGATCCCGGAGGGCGTCACCCCCGAGCAGCTGCGCGCGCTGGGGGAGTGGCATGCGGCGGAGGCCGGGGAGGCGTACGAGGCGTCCTGA
- a CDS encoding gamma carbonic anhydrase family protein, protein MTARALISAVNGKAPNVDPSAFTAPTSVVLGEVSMAAGSSVWYHAVLRADCGPIVLGADSNIQDNCTVHVDPGFPVTVGARVSVGHNAVLHGCTAEDDVLIGMGATVLNGAHIGAGSLVAAQALVPQGMQVPPGSLVAGVPAKVKRELTTEERELLTVNATMYGELAAQHRETVTAEEE, encoded by the coding sequence ATGACGGCACGGGCTTTGATTTCAGCGGTGAACGGCAAGGCGCCGAACGTCGATCCCTCGGCGTTCACCGCTCCGACGTCCGTCGTGCTCGGTGAGGTCTCCATGGCGGCCGGCTCCAGCGTCTGGTACCACGCGGTGCTGCGGGCCGACTGCGGCCCGATCGTGCTCGGCGCCGACAGCAACATCCAGGACAACTGCACGGTCCATGTCGATCCCGGCTTCCCGGTGACCGTCGGGGCGCGGGTCTCGGTCGGCCACAACGCGGTGCTGCACGGCTGCACCGCCGAGGACGACGTCCTGATCGGCATGGGTGCCACCGTCCTCAACGGGGCGCACATCGGGGCGGGTTCGCTGGTCGCCGCGCAGGCGCTGGTCCCCCAGGGCATGCAAGTCCCGCCCGGCTCCCTGGTCGCCGGGGTGCCGGCGAAGGTCAAGCGCGAGCTGACCACCGAGGAGCGCGAACTCCTCACGGTCAACGCCACGATGTACGGGGAGCTGGCGGCCCAGCACCGGGAGACGGTCACGGCCGAGGAGGAGTGA
- a CDS encoding enoyl-CoA hydratase/isomerase family protein translates to MMHDFKSLLVRREGPVLTVQLNRPETGNAISGETLDELLVVLGALDDESGIRVLVLSGAGEDFCLGGDRVEFPALLAEEPGGVGLRALGNKARRVCEALASTDVVTIARLHGGVVGAGVGLAVFCDLRAGADTCRFRLPELGLGVPPAWGGIMPRLLHEAGASRIRELILTADNFDAATAQELSILHKAVPEEQLDSTVARWIKPLVRRSPSALRTAKLMLNAYANANRLADATLFDAELLSSALTVAASAGR, encoded by the coding sequence ATGATGCACGACTTCAAGTCCCTCCTCGTGAGACGGGAAGGCCCCGTCCTCACGGTGCAGTTGAACCGCCCCGAGACGGGCAACGCCATCTCGGGGGAGACCCTCGACGAGCTGCTCGTCGTACTGGGAGCCCTGGACGACGAGTCCGGGATCAGGGTGCTGGTCCTCTCCGGCGCGGGCGAGGACTTCTGTCTGGGCGGTGACCGGGTGGAGTTCCCCGCCCTGCTCGCCGAGGAACCCGGCGGGGTGGGGCTGCGTGCCCTGGGCAACAAGGCGCGGCGGGTGTGCGAGGCCCTCGCGAGCACCGACGTGGTGACCATCGCGCGACTGCACGGCGGGGTGGTCGGTGCCGGCGTGGGGCTCGCGGTCTTCTGTGATCTGCGGGCCGGTGCGGACACCTGCCGCTTCCGGCTGCCGGAGCTGGGTCTGGGTGTGCCGCCGGCCTGGGGCGGGATCATGCCGCGGCTGCTGCACGAGGCGGGTGCGTCGCGGATCCGTGAGCTGATACTGACCGCCGACAACTTCGACGCCGCCACCGCGCAGGAGCTGTCCATCCTGCACAAGGCCGTCCCCGAGGAGCAGCTCGACAGCACCGTCGCACGGTGGATCAAGCCGCTGGTGCGCCGTTCCCCCTCGGCCCTGCGGACCGCCAAGCTGATGCTGAACGCCTACGCCAACGCCAACCGTCTCGCGGACGCCACCCTGTTCGACGCCGAGCTGCTGTCCTCCGCGCTGACCGTCGCCGCCTCCGCCGGGCGCTGA
- a CDS encoding cytochrome P450, which translates to MGEAVPAPWGGYLTTSYGLCHQLLRSRSWRVPDSAWRARQGDAARWSADASRQMGGTLPMLNPPHHTRVRRSVGNVFDRNSLAGMRPSVEQTTQRLLDRFEAELVDGPADFCALVSEELPVITIGEWLQIPSSDFGLLRSLTHDQVYTQELFPTPSQLTLSDASTHQLRQYFSALVNERRRNPGNDPVSSWLRAWDAQEPDREAVDEAVFSLALFMVLAALETTSHVLSSMVRLLLEHPRQLNWLRLHPEQIPDAIDEVLRYDAPIHMISRVAPEDTELAGVTVRKNEMVQLMVGAAHHDPDHFASPGDFDISRRASHLSFGGGIHYCLGNALARMEADCLLTAMLDRLPGLRIGAPPVWEPRVAFRRLITLPVVRV; encoded by the coding sequence ATGGGAGAGGCCGTTCCGGCGCCCTGGGGCGGCTACTTGACGACGTCATACGGGCTGTGCCACCAGCTTTTGCGAAGTAGATCCTGGCGGGTCCCGGACAGTGCCTGGCGGGCCCGCCAGGGCGACGCGGCCCGCTGGAGTGCGGACGCGTCCCGACAGATGGGCGGCACCCTGCCGATGCTCAACCCGCCGCACCACACCCGGGTGCGGCGGTCGGTGGGCAACGTTTTCGATCGCAACTCCCTGGCCGGAATGAGACCCTCGGTCGAGCAGACGACCCAAAGGCTGCTCGACCGGTTCGAAGCGGAACTCGTGGACGGCCCGGCCGATTTCTGCGCACTGGTCAGCGAAGAACTTCCGGTGATCACCATCGGTGAATGGCTGCAGATTCCGTCGTCCGACTTCGGGCTCCTGCGTTCCCTTACCCACGACCAGGTGTACACCCAGGAATTGTTTCCGACGCCGAGCCAGCTCACGCTCTCCGATGCGTCAACCCACCAATTGCGCCAGTATTTCAGCGCTTTGGTGAACGAGCGGCGAAGGAATCCGGGCAATGACCCGGTCTCGTCCTGGCTCCGTGCCTGGGACGCACAGGAACCCGACCGCGAAGCCGTCGACGAGGCCGTTTTCTCCCTCGCGCTCTTCATGGTGCTGGCAGCGCTGGAGACGACCTCGCACGTCCTGTCCAGCATGGTCCGGCTGCTCCTGGAACACCCCCGGCAGCTGAACTGGCTGCGGCTGCATCCCGAGCAGATACCGGACGCGATCGACGAGGTACTGCGTTACGACGCCCCGATACACATGATCAGCCGGGTCGCGCCCGAGGACACCGAGCTGGCCGGCGTGACCGTCCGCAAGAACGAGATGGTGCAGCTGATGGTCGGCGCCGCCCATCACGACCCGGACCACTTCGCCTCACCCGGAGACTTCGACATCAGCCGGCGGGCCTCCCACCTCAGCTTCGGCGGGGGAATTCACTACTGCCTCGGCAACGCGCTGGCACGTATGGAGGCGGACTGCCTGCTCACCGCCATGCTCGACCGGCTGCCCGGGCTGCGGATCGGCGCACCGCCCGTCTGGGAGCCGCGGGTGGCCTTCCGCCGCCTGATCACTCTTCCGGTCGTCCGTGTCTGA
- a CDS encoding cytochrome P450: MQSHSEFQTPPPGCPAHAGGERVPLHGPEFAAAADAFYETMRQYGPSAPVELAPGVEAELVTDYATALHVLQNPDTFARDSRRWRALNEGRVPLDSPVLPMMMYRPNCMFSDGAEHLRLRQAVTESLARLDMHRVSRHVDRVAAYLIDQFGLRGKADLISDYAQLLPLLVFNDLFGCPAEIGDRLISAISNLFDGVDVERANEVMAGALFELVTLKRNAPGEDVTSWLMQHQSRLTDEEMVHQLALLIGAGTEPVQNIIANALRLLLSDEEFAGGPQGGGDVLVEDALNEVLWNSPPIANYATHYPVHEVKLSGTKLAAGTPVLISFAAANADPSLSASRQTFSKRAHLAWGAGPHACPAKDPALLISIRAIEKLLNTLPDIELGVPAQTLTWRPGPFHRALNALPARFTPVRSERRGPLPAAAGGAGGGDARGREQQGKPQKGSWWSGFLSWWRV; the protein is encoded by the coding sequence ATGCAATCTCACTCGGAATTCCAGACTCCGCCGCCAGGCTGCCCCGCGCACGCCGGCGGCGAAAGGGTGCCCCTGCACGGGCCGGAATTCGCCGCCGCAGCGGACGCGTTCTACGAGACGATGCGGCAGTACGGCCCCAGCGCGCCCGTCGAGCTGGCTCCCGGTGTGGAGGCCGAACTCGTCACGGACTACGCCACAGCGCTCCACGTCCTGCAGAACCCGGACACCTTCGCCCGGGACTCCCGCCGGTGGCGCGCACTGAACGAGGGGCGTGTGCCGCTGGACAGCCCCGTGCTGCCCATGATGATGTACCGGCCGAATTGCATGTTCTCCGACGGCGCCGAGCACCTGCGGCTGCGCCAGGCGGTGACGGAGAGCCTCGCGCGCCTGGACATGCACCGGGTGAGCCGGCATGTCGACCGCGTCGCGGCGTACCTCATCGACCAGTTCGGCCTCCGGGGCAAGGCCGACCTGATCAGTGACTATGCCCAGCTGCTACCGCTGCTGGTCTTCAACGACCTGTTCGGCTGCCCGGCGGAAATCGGCGACCGGCTGATCAGTGCCATCTCCAACCTCTTCGACGGCGTCGATGTGGAGCGGGCCAACGAGGTCATGGCGGGCGCCCTGTTCGAGCTGGTCACGCTGAAGCGCAACGCGCCGGGCGAGGACGTCACCTCCTGGCTGATGCAGCATCAGTCGCGGCTGACCGACGAGGAGATGGTCCACCAGCTCGCCCTGCTCATCGGCGCGGGCACCGAACCGGTGCAGAACATCATCGCCAACGCGCTGCGGCTGCTGCTGTCCGACGAGGAGTTCGCCGGCGGCCCGCAGGGGGGCGGCGACGTCCTGGTCGAGGACGCGCTCAACGAGGTGCTGTGGAACAGCCCGCCGATCGCCAACTACGCCACGCACTACCCGGTGCACGAGGTGAAACTCTCCGGGACCAAGCTGGCGGCCGGCACACCGGTGCTCATCAGCTTCGCGGCGGCCAACGCCGACCCGAGCCTGTCCGCGAGCCGGCAGACGTTCAGCAAGCGGGCCCATCTGGCCTGGGGCGCGGGTCCGCACGCCTGCCCGGCGAAGGACCCCGCGCTGCTGATCTCCATACGGGCGATCGAGAAGCTGCTGAACACGCTGCCCGACATCGAACTGGGCGTCCCCGCACAGACGCTGACCTGGCGGCCCGGCCCGTTCCACCGGGCGCTCAACGCGCTGCCCGCGCGCTTCACCCCGGTACGCAGCGAGCGGCGGGGTCCGCTGCCCGCCGCGGCCGGCGGTGCCGGCGGGGGAGACGCCCGGGGCCGGGAGCAGCAGGGCAAGCCCCAGAAGGGCAGCTGGTGGAGCGGATTCCTCAGCTGGTGGCGGGTGTGA
- a CDS encoding GTP-binding protein, with protein sequence MDSRLALDDGVYLRNSVQTAAKILVVGHFAVGKTTFIGTMSEIPPLRTEEVMTQAGAGIDDPKGAPDKTTTTVAMDFGRLTLSERLVLYLFGTPGQQRFVQVWEDMTRGALGALVLVDPQRLDESFPVMDLVEHYGIPYAIAVNRFDGTPSHSLDEIREALDLLPETPVVHCDARDQRSSADSLIALVRYLQSRVN encoded by the coding sequence ATGGACTCCAGGCTCGCTTTGGATGACGGCGTGTACCTGCGCAATTCAGTGCAGACCGCGGCGAAGATCCTGGTGGTCGGTCATTTCGCAGTGGGAAAGACGACATTCATCGGCACCATGTCCGAGATTCCTCCGCTGCGGACCGAAGAGGTAATGACCCAGGCGGGCGCCGGAATTGACGATCCGAAGGGTGCGCCGGACAAGACCACGACCACGGTCGCCATGGATTTCGGCCGGCTCACCCTCAGCGAGAGGCTGGTCCTCTATCTGTTCGGAACGCCCGGGCAGCAGCGGTTCGTTCAGGTGTGGGAAGACATGACGCGGGGGGCGCTGGGTGCGCTGGTCCTGGTCGACCCACAGCGACTCGACGAGTCTTTCCCTGTCATGGACCTGGTGGAACACTACGGAATCCCGTACGCCATCGCCGTGAACCGGTTCGACGGGACCCCCTCCCATTCGCTCGACGAGATCCGGGAGGCACTGGACCTTCTCCCGGAGACGCCCGTCGTCCACTGTGACGCACGGGACCAGCGTTCCTCGGCCGATTCCCTGATCGCACTCGTGCGATATCTACAGTCCCGCGTCAACTAG
- a CDS encoding DUF742 domain-containing protein, with translation MTHDDEPELEHEAAELVRPYVITNGRDLLDGSEFSLITLVTVHADPPRTKPLDPEKLRLLELCSGGFLSIAEIAGHTRLPVGVVKILVSDLAREGHLYSRAPIPSAQLVDRKILEEVLNGLQARFG, from the coding sequence ATGACACATGACGACGAGCCGGAGCTGGAACACGAAGCAGCGGAATTAGTGCGGCCGTACGTCATCACCAACGGCCGCGATCTTCTTGACGGCAGTGAGTTCTCGCTGATCACCCTGGTCACCGTGCATGCGGACCCCCCTCGGACGAAACCGCTCGATCCGGAGAAGCTCCGCCTGCTGGAGCTGTGTTCGGGAGGCTTTCTCTCGATCGCCGAGATCGCCGGGCATACCCGGCTCCCGGTGGGCGTCGTCAAGATTCTGGTGTCCGATCTCGCGCGGGAGGGTCATCTCTACTCCCGCGCGCCTATACCTAGCGCTCAGCTTGTCGACCGGAAAATCCTTGAGGAGGTGCTGAATGGACTCCAGGCTCGCTTTGGATGA
- a CDS encoding roadblock/LC7 domain-containing protein has protein sequence MNYDLSWMLDSALELPEAQHAILVSADGLLMARSKDVGRDHADTVAAAMSGMQSLSRTVADFCHGGTAANRPQWRQTLVEFDHGWVFLISAGEGAYLAVSASPDVDMAEITFRMQQLVGQLGKALTSPPRERADIQS, from the coding sequence GTGAACTACGATCTGTCGTGGATGCTTGACAGTGCTCTGGAACTGCCCGAAGCGCAGCATGCCATTCTCGTTTCCGCCGACGGTCTGCTCATGGCCCGCTCGAAGGACGTCGGCCGGGATCACGCCGATACCGTCGCCGCGGCAATGAGCGGAATGCAGTCGCTGAGCCGTACGGTTGCCGACTTCTGCCATGGCGGGACGGCCGCCAACCGGCCGCAATGGCGGCAGACGCTGGTGGAATTCGACCATGGCTGGGTCTTTCTCATCTCGGCCGGTGAAGGTGCGTATCTCGCCGTTTCGGCGTCGCCCGATGTCGACATGGCGGAGATCACCTTCCGTATGCAACAGCTTGTCGGGCAGCTCGGTAAGGCTTTGACCAGCCCGCCTCGCGAGAGGGCAGATATTCAGTCATGA
- a CDS encoding ATP-binding protein produces the protein MTQYFQDPALWGLIAGTPVAATAIIRGRKKISELRAEKAELKQHYANLEDRYTEAVEEAKDRAEEATKTTLKSAMRTLQGLASEQQLAISKLQETYGEHKILQDLLDIDHMNSQFARRAQSIAVLCDGWLGRRRHNASLYDVVRSAKGRIRHFTRVEIRSQSNFAIVSRAVEPVALVLAELLDNATSYSAPETMIEINIRPVPKGVCIVVDDAGVGMNEEEKARAAQLLSSENSASVSSLGNPPQFGFTVMGVLAARYGFSVSVDSTSPYGGVRAVVLLPDDLLTSLHEPEESPAVAASAPLPPENPPGHPASGGAAAAPRPPSYQPPGPVPMGQPPAPAAPVNETTAGGLPKRRRRGAISIVPTENETTETPARDSAKAASVMGAFQRGTQSGRRSTNASDEGHEVQ, from the coding sequence ATGACGCAATACTTCCAGGATCCAGCGCTCTGGGGATTGATCGCTGGCACACCTGTAGCCGCGACCGCGATTATTCGCGGTCGAAAGAAAATATCGGAGCTTCGAGCAGAAAAGGCTGAACTCAAGCAGCACTACGCCAATCTGGAAGACCGCTACACGGAGGCGGTGGAGGAGGCCAAGGACCGGGCGGAAGAGGCCACCAAGACCACTTTGAAGTCCGCCATGCGGACCCTCCAGGGTCTGGCGAGCGAGCAGCAGCTGGCGATTTCCAAGCTGCAGGAGACCTATGGCGAGCACAAGATCCTTCAGGATCTGCTCGACATCGACCACATGAACTCGCAGTTCGCGCGGCGGGCCCAGTCCATCGCCGTCCTCTGCGACGGCTGGCTCGGCCGGCGACGGCACAACGCCTCGCTCTACGATGTGGTCCGCAGTGCGAAGGGGCGTATTCGCCACTTCACGCGCGTCGAAATCCGGTCGCAGAGCAACTTCGCCATCGTGAGCCGTGCGGTGGAACCGGTCGCGCTGGTTCTTGCCGAACTGCTGGACAACGCCACCAGTTACTCGGCGCCGGAAACGATGATCGAGATCAATATCCGTCCGGTACCCAAGGGCGTCTGCATCGTCGTCGATGATGCCGGTGTCGGTATGAACGAGGAGGAGAAGGCGCGCGCCGCTCAGCTGCTGTCGAGCGAGAATTCCGCCAGCGTCTCCAGTCTCGGTAACCCGCCGCAGTTCGGCTTCACGGTCATGGGTGTGCTCGCCGCCCGCTACGGATTCAGCGTCTCGGTGGATTCCACCTCTCCCTACGGTGGCGTGCGCGCGGTCGTCCTGCTCCCCGACGATCTACTGACGTCCCTGCACGAGCCCGAGGAGAGCCCTGCCGTGGCCGCGTCCGCTCCGTTGCCGCCCGAGAACCCTCCTGGTCATCCGGCTTCCGGCGGTGCCGCCGCGGCTCCCCGGCCCCCCTCCTACCAGCCTCCGGGACCCGTGCCCATGGGGCAGCCGCCGGCTCCCGCAGCGCCGGTCAACGAGACGACCGCCGGCGGGCTGCCGAAGCGTCGCCGTCGTGGTGCGATTTCCATCGTGCCGACCGAGAACGAGACTACGGAAACCCCGGCCCGCGACAGCGCAAAGGCCGCGTCCGTCATGGGCGCATTCCAGCGCGGCACCCAGTCCGGCCGTCGTTCCACCAATGCAAGCGATGAAGGGCATGAGGTTCAGTGA
- a CDS encoding DUF4333 domain-containing protein — MRTLRAVGLALVGTALLAGSLTAGSRWLRDRDAISEVQRTTDTVPRHEVARSISDHLSLPVIPKGPRSVDCASDLRAVKGARTRCTAHYLRGTDRDMTVRVVRVRGGEITYVHDAPHR, encoded by the coding sequence GTGCGCACACTGCGAGCTGTCGGCCTGGCGCTGGTCGGCACGGCTCTGCTGGCGGGGAGCCTCACGGCCGGCAGCCGGTGGCTGCGGGACCGGGACGCCATCAGCGAGGTGCAAAGGACGACCGATACCGTCCCGCGCCACGAGGTCGCCCGGTCGATCTCGGACCATCTGTCGCTGCCGGTGATCCCCAAGGGACCACGATCGGTCGACTGCGCGAGCGATCTGCGCGCCGTCAAGGGGGCGCGGACCCGGTGCACGGCCCACTACCTGCGCGGGACCGACCGCGATATGACCGTGCGCGTCGTCCGGGTCCGCGGTGGCGAGATCACGTACGTGCACGACGCCCCGCATCGCTGA
- a CDS encoding alpha/beta hydrolase has translation MKCLRVRAGVSVLALALLAGCGTGRDIVDASGVPRLRARPADANNGRPQMVPPRGPRSSFTPFRTTGDDGTQVVRTTWHGRKSGFTGDIWAWVPPEYHRPRYVRSGFPVLIALPGAYGYPFNYWAGEPFSLEERIAEWSRQGKTLPFILVMPVLNPGKRYYDGSDIPGQPKMGSWLTEDVPDFARANFRTYDSRDGWAFMGSSSGGFAALKAVLKEPQKFKAAIVNGPDTAPDSPLWRGHPAEMRANDPRHLARQLVRRKGPDVYLAFELGSREVAVPDVKRFIADHTGGPIHSTLFDIPGGVHSGHTYIQRMPESLHWISEQMQGPVPSP, from the coding sequence ATGAAGTGCCTGCGTGTCCGTGCTGGGGTGAGCGTGCTGGCTCTGGCGCTGCTGGCCGGCTGCGGCACCGGCCGGGACATCGTCGACGCCTCGGGGGTGCCGCGGCTGCGGGCCCGCCCCGCGGACGCCAACAACGGCCGGCCCCAGATGGTGCCGCCGCGCGGACCGCGCTCCTCCTTCACCCCGTTCCGGACGACCGGGGACGACGGCACCCAGGTCGTACGGACGACATGGCACGGCCGCAAGTCCGGTTTCACCGGCGACATCTGGGCCTGGGTGCCGCCCGAGTACCACCGGCCCCGGTACGTCAGGAGCGGCTTCCCCGTGCTGATCGCGCTGCCCGGTGCCTACGGATATCCGTTCAACTACTGGGCGGGGGAGCCGTTTTCGCTGGAGGAGCGGATCGCGGAGTGGTCGCGGCAGGGCAAGACGCTGCCGTTCATCCTGGTGATGCCGGTGCTCAACCCCGGCAAGAGGTACTACGACGGCAGCGACATCCCGGGGCAGCCGAAGATGGGCAGCTGGCTCACCGAGGACGTGCCGGACTTCGCGCGGGCCAATTTCCGTACGTACGACAGCCGTGACGGCTGGGCCTTCATGGGGTCCTCGTCCGGTGGCTTCGCCGCCCTGAAGGCCGTCCTCAAGGAGCCGCAGAAGTTCAAGGCGGCGATCGTCAACGGCCCGGACACGGCGCCGGATTCGCCGCTGTGGCGGGGGCACCCGGCGGAGATGCGGGCCAACGATCCACGCCACCTGGCACGGCAGCTGGTCCGGCGGAAGGGCCCGGACGTCTATCTGGCGTTCGAGCTCGGCAGCAGGGAAGTGGCGGTGCCCGATGTGAAGCGCTTCATCGCCGACCACACCGGTGGACCGATCCACTCCACGCTCTTCGACATACCGGGCGGTGTGCACAGCGGCCACACCTACATCCAGCGGATGCCCGAATCGCTGCACTGGATCAGCGAACAGATGCAGGGCCCGGTGCCGTCCCCCTGA
- a CDS encoding ATP-binding protein, whose protein sequence is MTTWADRRPLPGVVGRAVEHEQLSELLDSARLVTLTGAAGVGKSVLAHAVLAERTARYDGTVIRVGCWDGPPDGSGPDPSDGPDGPSEALLHAAQPAGRDGTRAPAGPPAHPGAGAPPGTARPADTATDRFAALTAYCRQRRAIVLLDDCDPRIEECARLVRRLWRADPALRIVATARRPLGLAEERVVEIAPLPVTLGEGIAGPAVELLAARAGTAAPELLVAVCQALEGSPLAITLAARQLDRMSLPQLAAQVGTDGPLFYAGPAATARHTSLHAAQAAGYALCSPVDRQVWACLSVLPGDFDSWLAGCVCTSSDVPAAAVEGALERLRTASVIERVRDAGDVHEDTGAALPPRYRLPRAARDFGRTQLREAGGESAALRRFRQGCAALAAEAQIAWQGPDQRLAVGLVEDEQANFDAALTRPPQDAADALDALEIAVSLWFHWAACGHRRQGRAHLDRLLLLSPEDTPLRARALWLSGYLAAQENAPAAGALLDRAWTAAVMHADSDGLARIAHAHGVLALYRRDLTAATACLEEAARHRSRDPWFGPGPAHSGALLALALSSLDARRARTTARRAWEARHSDGDCWLHSTVLYALAMTERAHGKPAVALRACRKALAATELVGDPLFIAGARTLLAGLRHQLRGGAPPGRDGQEAWWQGGGSGVRSRAFGSRLRARS, encoded by the coding sequence ATGACCACGTGGGCCGATCGCCGGCCACTGCCGGGAGTGGTGGGACGGGCGGTGGAGCACGAGCAGTTGTCCGAACTGCTCGACAGCGCCCGGCTGGTGACGCTCACCGGCGCCGCGGGGGTCGGCAAGAGCGTGCTGGCCCACGCCGTCCTGGCGGAGCGCACCGCCCGGTACGACGGCACGGTCATCCGGGTCGGCTGCTGGGACGGGCCGCCGGACGGAAGCGGGCCCGACCCATCGGACGGGCCGGACGGCCCGTCAGAGGCGTTGCTGCACGCGGCACAACCGGCCGGCAGGGACGGCACCCGCGCGCCCGCCGGGCCGCCGGCTCACCCCGGCGCCGGCGCACCGCCCGGCACGGCCCGCCCGGCGGATACCGCGACGGATCGCTTCGCGGCGCTCACCGCGTACTGCCGGCAACGCCGGGCGATCGTGCTGCTCGACGACTGCGACCCCCGGATCGAGGAGTGCGCGCGGCTCGTCCGGCGGCTGTGGCGGGCCGATCCGGCGCTGCGGATCGTCGCGACCGCGCGGCGCCCACTGGGGCTGGCCGAGGAACGGGTCGTGGAGATCGCGCCGCTCCCGGTGACGCTGGGCGAGGGGATCGCCGGACCGGCCGTCGAGCTGCTGGCCGCCCGGGCCGGGACCGCGGCGCCCGAGCTGCTGGTCGCGGTCTGCCAGGCGCTGGAGGGCTCGCCGCTGGCGATCACGCTGGCCGCCCGGCAACTGGACCGGATGTCGCTGCCGCAGCTCGCGGCGCAGGTGGGCACGGACGGTCCGCTGTTCTACGCCGGGCCGGCGGCGACCGCGCGGCACACCTCGCTCCATGCCGCGCAGGCGGCCGGCTACGCCCTCTGTTCGCCCGTGGACCGGCAGGTGTGGGCTTGCCTCTCGGTGCTTCCCGGCGATTTCGATTCCTGGCTCGCCGGCTGTGTCTGTACGAGCAGTGACGTTCCTGCGGCCGCGGTCGAGGGCGCACTGGAACGGCTGCGTACGGCCTCGGTCATCGAGCGCGTCCGAGACGCGGGCGATGTGCACGAGGACACCGGGGCCGCGCTGCCGCCGCGCTACCGACTCCCCCGCGCCGCCCGCGACTTCGGGCGGACACAGCTGCGCGAGGCGGGCGGGGAATCCGCGGCGCTCAGACGGTTCCGGCAGGGCTGCGCGGCGCTCGCGGCCGAGGCCCAGATCGCCTGGCAGGGCCCTGACCAGCGGCTCGCCGTGGGGCTGGTGGAGGACGAACAGGCCAACTTCGACGCGGCGTTGACCCGGCCGCCGCAGGACGCGGCGGATGCGCTCGACGCACTGGAGATCGCGGTGTCGCTGTGGTTCCACTGGGCGGCCTGCGGCCACCGACGACAGGGGCGGGCGCATCTGGACCGGCTGCTGCTGCTCTCCCCCGAGGACACTCCGCTGCGGGCCCGTGCCCTGTGGTTGTCCGGGTATCTCGCGGCGCAGGAGAACGCGCCCGCCGCCGGGGCGCTGCTCGACCGGGCATGGACGGCGGCGGTGATGCATGCGGACAGCGACGGGCTGGCCCGGATCGCGCATGCGCACGGTGTGTTGGCGCTGTACCGGCGGGACCTCACGGCTGCCACGGCGTGTCTGGAGGAGGCGGCCCGGCACCGTTCCCGTGATCCGTGGTTCGGCCCGGGGCCCGCCCACAGCGGGGCGCTGCTCGCCCTCGCCCTCTCGTCGCTCGACGCCCGGCGGGCGAGGACGACGGCCCGCCGCGCATGGGAGGCCCGGCACTCCGACGGCGACTGCTGGCTCCACTCAACGGTGCTGTACGCGCTCGCCATGACCGAACGTGCCCACGGGAAACCGGCGGTGGCCCTGCGTGCCTGCCGCAAGGCCCTGGCGGCCACCGAGCTCGTCGGTGACCCGCTGTTCATCGCCGGTGCCCGGACCCTGCTGGCCGGCCTGCGGCACCAGCTGCGCGGCGGGGCGCCGCCGGGCCGGGACGGGCAGGAGGCGTGGTGGCAGGGCGGCGGCTCCGGCGTGCGGTCCCGGGCGTTCGGCTCACGGCTGCGGGCGCGGTCCTGA